Genomic window (Deltaproteobacteria bacterium):
AAAAGCCACCCGGTCCAGCCCTCGGCCTTGGACATGTTTTTCGACGACAAGAGGGTCTCGGACGCCGAGCGCAAGTCCATAATCCAGACCATGTACCGAAGGGCCCGGCCCTGGCTCAGGCAGTCGGACAAGATCGGCCACGCCCTGTTTTCCGTGGGCAACGATCAGAAGCCCTGCCTCATCGGCCTAGATACCGAATCCTCGCCCGTCAGAACCGAGCAGTTCAGGAAACTGCTTTCCGGTGTGGTGCATCCCGGCGACCCGCCCCACGCCTTCATCAACATAGGCACCCCCAAGAAGGGGGCCATAGTCTTTTACAACGAGCTTGCGGGCGTCACCGCCTTTTATCCCACAAGCGTCACCCAGACGCTCGGCATGAAGGAGTGCTACGAGGCCTTCTGGAAAAACCCGGACGAGCCGGGATTCGGCAGAAGCGCTGATCTTCACACGGACAAGAACCGCTTCAAGTTCTCGGACATCATTCCCAAGACCGACGAGGAAGTGCGCAAGAACATCGAGGGCGTGCGCGATTTCATGAGGGCGTGGCTTTTGGGGATACTCTCGGTGACGGACGGGGGAGACGAGAAGAATCACAGCCATTACAACCAGTTCGGCTACATCATCATGAACGGCCCCTGGGAGAAGAAGATTTCCTTAGGCTCCGAAAATCATTCCCTGGACATCATTTACGGAGACAGGCGCCCCGCCCACGAGACCCACAGGCAGGTGCTTCTGGGGCAGGTGGAGGAGGCCCTGGGAATGGTCCAGACAAAGGGATGGCTTCCAGCCTACCTTCTGCTCATCGACTTTTTCAAGACCCATTTTTATCCGCCCAAACAGGTTGACTGCGGGATCGAGGGCCAGCCTCCGCTCACCAGGTATTCCCTGCAATATCTGGTTCTTGAAAACGAGGAAAACCGCGTTTTGGACGAGTTCACCCCGAGCCGGGAGGAAAAGGAGCGCCTGAGCCGGGAATTTCTGGCGCTTAGGGGAAAGCCCACGGCCCAGGCCCTCACCTTCGAGGAGTACGAGGAGGCGCTTCGGCCCTTCACCAGGCCGGCGGGCAAGTTCCTGGCCCACATCAGGACCTCGGCGGGCGTGGGCAAAATGTATCGCTCCATGCCAGCCCTTGACCTTAAGGCGGAAGAGCCCGATGCCGCCTGGCCCTCAGCGCCCAAGGCAGAGCCGGTTCAGGCCGCAACGAGCGCCGTTGCACAAAATCCCGAAATGGCACATGCCCCGGAAAAAGCGGCCTCACCGGCTCCCTCCGCCGACGTGGCGACAAGGCCCTGCCCCTCATGCGGAAAACCGATACCGGCCAGTTCCATCTTTTGCAGGTTCGAGAAGAAGATAGTGGCGGAGCATGTGAAATGCATGGCCTGCGGAGCGGAGACCCCGAACGATGCCCGCGAATGCGCAAAATGCGGTGGAAACGCCTGGGTGGAGGACGTGGAATGCCCCATGTGCAAGAACATGGGCGCGGGCTTTCCATGCCATGTCTGCGGTTACGAGCCTGAAGAAGAAGCAGCAAACGTGGGTAGCGTTGACTCCCGGCCCGCAGACGCCCCCGGCGCGGACGCTTCCGACGCCCCGACCAGCGCGGGGGGGACGGATGCCCTTCAGGAAGACCCGAAGGACAGGTGCCCGGTGTGCCAGAATCCGCTTTCGCCCGGCCAGGCCGTCTGCCCTGCCTGCGGAACCGTGATCTGAAGCCGGTTCGCGGGAAGGCTCGCGGAAGCCTGATTGATCCAATGTTTCTGTAATGTTTTTTGAGGGGCCGCCCGGCCCGTCCAAAAAAGTGGAGACGCCATCATGCAAGCCCAAAGGCCCACCGGAAAGGTGAAACTGTTCCTTTTCCTGCTGTTTTTTATGGGCATCGCCTTAAACCTTTTGGTTCCGGCCCACGAAAAATGGGGAATCCTGGGTTTCCTGCCCTTTTTTTCGGATGAGGCACGGCCGAAAAACCTGGAAAAACATCCCTTTGTGGAATCGGCGAAAAACGGCGTGGTCCTTATCGAAACCTTCTCCACCCAGGCCGGGGTCCAGGGCGGCAGCGGAACCGGCTTCATCGTGCGGCCCGGCTACGTCGCCACCAACGCCCACGTGGCCATGTGCTTAAAGGACGGCAGGGACTTCGTAAACGCCGAAAAAATTTACGTATATTCAAAGGGCGAAAGGCAGGAGGCCGAAATAGAGGGCCTTGGCGCGCCCAACGGGTCCAGCCAGGACATGGCGGTCCTGAAAATTCGGGACACCTCTATGGCCCCGCTCAAACTGGCCGATTCGTCCAAATACCAGGGCGTCAGCGGCGAGCAGGTTCTGACAATCGGCTTTCCCTTTGTGGATGATCTCACGGAAAAGGACAAGCCCATGGTGTCATCCGCAGGAAGCCTCAACTACAACGGCCCTGCGGGCCTTTTCTATCCTTCGGGCACCAATTTCAACCACGGGAACAGCGGCGGGCCGGTCTTTCTGACTTCCACCGGCCTTGTGGTGGGGCTCGTGGTGTCCTACAGGCCGGTATCCAGGGATGGTGTGGAGATACGCTCCGTTGACTGCGTGATCCCCATCAACACCTACAAGGCCTTTTTCAGGGACAAGACCGGTCAGCAGTTGGGCTGAGAGCCAGGGGGTAAAGATGGGTCGCAACAAGGGCGTGTTTTATTTCGTGATGTTTCTTGCGCTTATGGGTGTGGGGTTGAACGCGCTTCCCCTTTTTCTGACGCCGCCGGGAAGCGTGCTTGTTACGCTTAAAGACGCGGCCTTTTCCACCGACCTTGGGGGAAGGGAGATGGCCCTTTTTTCCGCCGACGATAAAATTTCCGCAACGGGCGTCATAAACCTTGAAAACGGAAAATTCAGGTGCCTTCTCGCCAACATCAGAGCGGGCGAGCAGGCCCTGATCGTAAAGGTCGCCGGTTTTGAAAAAAGCGCTCCGCAGAAGATCGAGGTGCCGTCCTTGGGCCTTGCGGAACTTTCCGTTTCGCTAACCCCCGACTTTGGAAGGCTTCTGGTGAAACCCGTGGACGCAAGGGTCCAGGGCCGGGTGGTGGACGGCGCGGCCATAAGGCTGAAGGATAGGGACGTCACGTTCACGGCCCTGGAAAACGGTTTCAGGCAGGTTGATATCGGAGCCGGAAATTACCTCGTGAACGTCACGGCCCAGGGTTACTGCGACCAGGAAAGGCAGGCCGTGGTGAAAAAGGGCAGGGTGACCGAGCTTGTCGCGCCGCTTTCCCCGGAACTCGACCCAAGCCGGGAAAGAATGAGGATCATGCTGGACTGGGGGCCCGATCCCAGGGACCTGGACTCCCATCTTCTCATGCAGCGGCATTCCGAGATACAGGGAAAGGGCTGGGTTTACTTCGCCAACAAGAAGGTGAGCTTAAAGAACGGAAAACTCCTGGCCATGCTGGACGTTGACAACACCAACTCCGAAGGGGTCGAAACCATAACGGTTTTCACGCCTCTGGCCTATACCACCCATTACGCCGTGCATCTTTTCGCGGGCCAGGGAAGCATTGCCGCTTCGGACGCCACCGTGGAGGTGGTCTCGGCAGGTTGCAGAAAGGAGACCTTCCGGCCTCCCGCAGGCTGCTCAGGCAGGGTGTGGCACGTTTTCGACCTCACCCCGGACATGAGGATAATTCCCAAGAATGTCTGCATGGAGTCCTTTCCCAAGGACTGGCAGATAAGGGCCACCAAAAAGGACGAGGATGACGCCGGGAGCGCCTCCCCGGCACCTGCAGCCGCCGCGCCCGCCACCGAAGGCCGCAGGCCGTAAGGTATAATTGCAGCCGCTCAAAGCACCGGGGCGGGGAAGTCGCCCCGGCCCCTCTGACGGCCACTTGAAGTTTTTTTCAGGAAGGGCTAATTAGAACCCGGCTTTCATGAAATCGAAGATTCCATAAAACAGTCAACGCCGAGATTTTGCCGGGCGCTCCATACAGGTAAACGCCATGCCCAACGTCAACATGTGCTGCCGGAATGCTTCGTGCAGCCAGTATAAGGAAGTCCATTCGCTTCCATCGGAAGACCCCTTTTTCTGCACCTCCTGCGGAAGCCGCCTCCTGCCCGCTTCCGAGCCGGAACCAGCGCCCGTTTTCCTGCCCCTGGTATGCAACAACCCTTACTGCTCCGATTACGAGTTGGTGCGCCCACGGTCATCGAGTTCCGCAGCCTTTTGCAGCAAATGCGGAGGTCGGCTTGGGACCCCCGCGCCCAAGGAGTCCGGTTCCGAAAGCGCCGATGGCTGGTCGCCCGAAGAGCCCGGCAAAGGGTATGTTTACGATGGGGACGAATCCGCCCCAAAGGGGAAAAGTTACCGATTCGCCGTTCTCACCGCCTTTTTCCTTTTCGCCTGCATATTGTTGGCGGGCGTGGTGGCCTATCTTGCCGGGGTGGGGAAAAGGGACGGGCGAAATGAGCCCATGATTCCGTATTCCGCAGGGGAAAATTCTGTGGATGCCAGGGCGGGGGGGTTGGAACAGGCCCCCACGCCCTCTTCCGAAACCGTGAACGACGAGGCGGCGATACGTGAAATCGTCATGCGATACCCGGAAATAAAGCGCATGGGGACGAGCGATCTGAACGACAGCGTGTGGGACGGGATACTGGTGTATCCCATTCTGGAAAAGCAGAAACGCTCCACATGCTGGCTCAGAAAGCACGATCAGAGGTACGTGTTCGGCAGGCAGGACGTTAGCATAGGAAGCGTGGTGCAGTACGGCGACACGGCCACCGTGACAGCGGTTATAACCGAATCCCTTGGCCGGTACCGCATGAACGGGTCCACCATAAGGCCCATGAAGGAATCCACCTATCAGGCCGCCTACAGGCTTAAAAAGGTCAACGGCTCGTGGTACATTTCCTGCCTGGAGGCCCTCAAGCCAGGGGACCCTCTTGATTGCGACGAAAACAGCATAATAGGGGAGATGGAAAAGCAGGACATGGCCGGTGAAAACGCATGTCTGTCTCCCTGAATCGGGCCGCCTGCCCTAAAAAGCCGACTGACTATCATATACCGGATATCCGGTTTTTAAGCGGGTGATTTCCGTTCTTCCGCACAGGTCCCCAACAGCCCGTTGAAAAGGCTTCAGGAGACTACCCACACGGCCTGTGGCCCGGATTCCCTCATCACCCGCGCGGACACGCTTCCGAACATGAATTCCTCCTTTCTGCTCACTCCCCTTCTGCCCACCACCACAGTAAGGTAGCCGCCCTCGTGCTTTTCCTTCAAAATGACGTCCGCCGCCGTCTGGGGCGCTGTGAAAACGGCAACCTTAGTCCTGATTCTTTCCTTGGGAAGCCCGGCGTCGGCCAAAAGGCCGGCCAGCCCCGAAACCAGGGCCTGTCCCTTTTGCCGCCTTTCTTCAAGGATCAGGGAGCGGGCCTTGGGGTCCCGCTCAGCGTCCTCTTCCGGGCTTCTTATGGCGTTTAGGATGGTGACTGCGATTTCGGGATGGTTTCCCACCATGCGGGCCGCATACATGACCGCCCTTTCGGCGTTTTCGGAATGATCCACTGCTATCAGCATGATGTTTTCCTTTCGCTGAATTTGATGGGCAGTCCCTGCCTGGATTTATTCACGGCCCTTTATGGGTGATCGAACGCGCAATTGATAAATCGATGCTCTGTCATGAAACAGAAACCGATTTCAGGGCTTTTTCGGCCAGGGCGGATATCTTTTTCAACCTGCCCGGAAGGCGTTTCAAAAGCCCTGTGCGGGAAAAATCCCTTCCGGGTTCCAGGGCGTCCCGAAAAGGCAGGCCGAAAAAAAGGTTGGCGGAATAATTGGCCAGGCGCATCATCCGCAGAATTTTTTTTATGTCGGCCCGCTCCTTTTTGGAATAGGCCGTCTCGTATGCGAAAATCTGGGGGCCCTTGGGTTCGCGTCCCCTAAGGGCTGCGAATTTCCGGGCATAGTTCAAGGCCAGCCACTCCTTTTCGGAAAAATCTTGTTTGTCAAGGCTCACCAGCCTTGGGATCTCGTCTTTTTGAAGACCCTGGGACACGCCCAGGGCTGAGTGGAAATTCACTCAGAGGGCGCAATTGTTGGTGGAGGAAAAGGCCAGGATCAGTTTTTCCCGGAAAATCGGGTCCATGCGGCGAAATGTCATCAAAAAGGTGGGGCCGCGAAAAAAATCGAACAGGATTTTTGCGAATTCGGCTGGAGATCTGTAGGTGCGCATCGCTATATCGGACATGGGTGATCCTCTTGGGGTTGTTGAACGTAAATGAACGCTTGTTGCCAGTCTTGAAAGAATAGCCCAAGTCGGCCCTGCCGAAAAGGAAAAATTTTTTGCAAACAGGTCTTAAGACCTTCATACTTTTGACTTGACACAAAGAGGAGCCATAGTGCATTGTGAATCACAATTCGCTATTCCGCCGGAGGCGGAGCGGAAACCGGTTTGACAATATGCGTCAAAAGAGCGTCTTTACAGGTTTCAAGGGCTGTGGTAAAGGTGGTTTCGGGAAAACTTGGCGAACGATCGCTTTTTGAAAGGGATGCCGTGAACACCGAAACTGCCACATTTGCGCAGCGTCTGCGGAAAAAGATGAGGATGGACCGCCTGGCCCGGCAGGTTTACGCGCTGCCAGCCGAGGCGGACGGACCAAGGAAGATCGACAAGGAAGCCATGAGGCTCCTTCTGGCCGAGACTGACCGGAAAATGGAGCGGGCAAGGGACCTTGAGCTTTACACCTCGCTCCTTCCCACGGGCCGCAAGGATATAATGGTCATGGACGGTGATCTTCCGGTTTACAGGAACACCACCGTTGACGAGGTTTTGGTGCACAAAAGCCCTACCGTAAAAGAAATGGTTCACAATTTTGTAAAAATTCTCTACAACGACAAGGCCCTTGTGTCCACCAAGCGCCAGGATACTGTAAACGCGGTTCACAGGGAAATCCTGGATCAGCTCGACCTTTCGTTCACCCAAAAAGACATCGAGGAAATGGGGGCGGAAACCAGGGCCTGCCTTGAAACCGCCGACGCCCCGGCCCTGGTGAAAAATCTGGCGCTCTTCGGGGCTCTTTTGGGCTACAACAAGACCCCCTCCGACGTTTTCGATTCGCCGGGCGTGGAGTCCATGGGCAGGTTCACCCAGAGCCGCGCCAAAACAGCCATTATCGGCCCCTGCGTTTTCTACGTTACGGACAAAAACCGCCTGGGCTTCATCGAAAAGCAGGTGGACCTTGGGGACAAGGACAAGAGGGCGGCCCTTCTTACCGTTGTAGCCGGGTCGGGCAAGGCTGACGCCGAGGGAGCCCACGCCGTGGACGCCCTTGTAAGGGAGGTGGTGAGGGCCTTTGGCCTTGCTCCCGGAAAGAGGGCGGACCTGAAAGACGGAAAAACCATGCTGATCCAGTAAGGGCTTTCCCCGAATCCTGAACCACTTTTTCGGAATTCGTCTATGTACTCTCAAACGTTCGCGGCGAAAGGCCCCGGACGTTTTTAATATCATCCGAAAGGCGAAAAAACCCATGAAGTCGCGTTGCGCGTTGGGGGCCGCCATGCTGGCCCTCGCCCTGGCCCTTGTCGGTTGCGGAAAGTCCGGCGGGGAAAAACCGGAAGATCAGATTGCGGCCCGCCCGCCCGTGGCGGTGGAGGCGGTGGCGGTGAAAGCCTCCGATACCCTGGAAGGCATCGACATCGTAGGCTCGCTTGCGCCGAAGTACGACACCATCGTGAAAAGCGAGTACCAGGGCGTTGTGACGAAGGTGTTCGTGACCGAGTGGGTGAGGGTGAGAAAGGGCGATCTCCTTGCCGAGCTGGACACCAGGGAGGGGCGCGACCAGGTCGAGGCCGTCCGCGCCCAGGTGGGCAGCGCAAGCGCCCAGGAGGCCACCGCCCGCGCCCAGGTTTCGGCTGCAAAAGCCTCTCTGGTCCAGGCGGAAGCCGGGCTTTCCAGGGCCAGGCGTGAGCACGCGAGGCTTACGAATCTCAAGGACGCGGGGCTTGTGACCCAGCAGTCCCTTGACGACGCCAAAACGGCCCTGGAAGTGGCCGAAAGCCAGGTTGAGGCCGCCAGGGCCGGTGTCGAGTCCGCCCAGGCCCAGGTTTCTTCGGCGAAAAGCGGCGTGGTGGCGAACGAGAAATCCCTTGCCCACGCAGAAACCCGGCTTTCCAAGTTTCTCATAAAAAGCCCCATGGACGGGGTGGTGGCCTATCGCGGCGTGAGCCCCGGAGACCTTGTGGGTGACCCGGCCTCCCCCAAGGTGATGTTCCGGATAGTGGACGACTCCTTCCTGGAACTCACCGTGGCTGTTCCGTCAAGACACCTTGCTGAGCTTTCCAGGGGCCAGACCATAATGTTCACCGCAGACGCCTATCCCGGAAGGGAATTCACCGCCACGGTGCGCTTTGTGAACCCCACCGTCAGCGAGACCGACCGGGCGATAAAGGTGCAGGCCGACGTGGACAACAGGCAGGGCGTCCTGAAAGGCGGGCTCTTCGTGAAGGGCAGGATAGTCACCAGCCGGAAGACCGGGGTGCTCCTGGCTCCCAGAATCGCTTTTTCCTCTCTGGACCTCATCACGAAAAAGGGCGAGCTCCTTGTGGCTGAAAACGGAATCGCTAGGAAAAAGGAAGTTCTCGTGGGATCGGTTTACGGCGAAAACATGGAAATAGCCCAGGGGCTTTCTTC
Coding sequences:
- a CDS encoding DUF4101 domain-containing protein yields the protein MPNVNMCCRNASCSQYKEVHSLPSEDPFFCTSCGSRLLPASEPEPAPVFLPLVCNNPYCSDYELVRPRSSSSAAFCSKCGGRLGTPAPKESGSESADGWSPEEPGKGYVYDGDESAPKGKSYRFAVLTAFFLFACILLAGVVAYLAGVGKRDGRNEPMIPYSAGENSVDARAGGLEQAPTPSSETVNDEAAIREIVMRYPEIKRMGTSDLNDSVWDGILVYPILEKQKRSTCWLRKHDQRYVFGRQDVSIGSVVQYGDTATVTAVITESLGRYRMNGSTIRPMKESTYQAAYRLKKVNGSWYISCLEALKPGDPLDCDENSIIGEMEKQDMAGENACLSP
- a CDS encoding universal stress protein, which codes for MLIAVDHSENAERAVMYAARMVGNHPEIAVTILNAIRSPEEDAERDPKARSLILEERRQKGQALVSGLAGLLADAGLPKERIRTKVAVFTAPQTAADVILKEKHEGGYLTVVVGRRGVSRKEEFMFGSVSARVMRESGPQAVWVVS
- a CDS encoding efflux RND transporter periplasmic adaptor subunit, whose protein sequence is MKSRCALGAAMLALALALVGCGKSGGEKPEDQIAARPPVAVEAVAVKASDTLEGIDIVGSLAPKYDTIVKSEYQGVVTKVFVTEWVRVRKGDLLAELDTREGRDQVEAVRAQVGSASAQEATARAQVSAAKASLVQAEAGLSRARREHARLTNLKDAGLVTQQSLDDAKTALEVAESQVEAARAGVESAQAQVSSAKSGVVANEKSLAHAETRLSKFLIKSPMDGVVAYRGVSPGDLVGDPASPKVMFRIVDDSFLELTVAVPSRHLAELSRGQTIMFTADAYPGREFTATVRFVNPTVSETDRAIKVQADVDNRQGVLKGGLFVKGRIVTSRKTGVLLAPRIAFSSLDLITKKGELLVAENGIARKKEVLVGSVYGENMEIAQGLSSGVLVITRGGYRVKDGDKVAVTTQPGDK
- a CDS encoding trypsin-like peptidase domain-containing protein, with protein sequence MQAQRPTGKVKLFLFLLFFMGIALNLLVPAHEKWGILGFLPFFSDEARPKNLEKHPFVESAKNGVVLIETFSTQAGVQGGSGTGFIVRPGYVATNAHVAMCLKDGRDFVNAEKIYVYSKGERQEAEIEGLGAPNGSSQDMAVLKIRDTSMAPLKLADSSKYQGVSGEQVLTIGFPFVDDLTEKDKPMVSSAGSLNYNGPAGLFYPSGTNFNHGNSGGPVFLTSTGLVVGLVVSYRPVSRDGVEIRSVDCVIPINTYKAFFRDKTGQQLG
- a CDS encoding carboxypeptidase regulatory-like domain-containing protein, encoding MGRNKGVFYFVMFLALMGVGLNALPLFLTPPGSVLVTLKDAAFSTDLGGREMALFSADDKISATGVINLENGKFRCLLANIRAGEQALIVKVAGFEKSAPQKIEVPSLGLAELSVSLTPDFGRLLVKPVDARVQGRVVDGAAIRLKDRDVTFTALENGFRQVDIGAGNYLVNVTAQGYCDQERQAVVKKGRVTELVAPLSPELDPSRERMRIMLDWGPDPRDLDSHLLMQRHSEIQGKGWVYFANKKVSLKNGKLLAMLDVDNTNSEGVETITVFTPLAYTTHYAVHLFAGQGSIAASDATVEVVSAGCRKETFRPPAGCSGRVWHVFDLTPDMRIIPKNVCMESFPKDWQIRATKKDEDDAGSASPAPAAAAPATEGRRP